The following coding sequences lie in one Stenotrophomonas rhizophila genomic window:
- the uvrA gene encoding excinuclease ABC subunit UvrA, with product MAMDFIRIRGARTHNLKNIDLDLPRDKLIVITGLSGSGKSSLAFDTIYAEGQRRYVESLSAYARQFLSVMEKPDLDHIEGLSPAISIEQKSTSHNPRSTVGTITEIYDYLRLLYARVGSPRCPDHGYPLEAQTVSQMVDHVLSLDAEQRYMLLAPVIRERKGEHAQVFDQLRAQGFVRVRVDGILHEIDAVPPLALRQKHTIEAVIDRFRPREDIKQRLAESFETALKLGDGMVSVQSLDVEDAPAHLFSSKYSCPVCDYSLPELEPRLFSFNSPVGACPGCDGLGMAEFFDPSRVVVHPELSLSAGAVRGWDRRNAYYFQLIASLAKHYKFDVDAAWQTLPEDVRQAVLYGSGEETITFTYFTEAGGRTQRKHRFEGIIPNLERRYKETESAAVREELAKYISERNCPECQGQRLNKAARNVFVADRALPELVVLPIDEALKFFSGMTLPGWRGEIAGKIVKEIGERLGFLVDVGLDYLTLERKADTLSGGEAQRIRLASQIGAGLVGVMYVLDEPSIGLHQRDNERLLGTLTRLRDLGNTVIVVEHDEDAIRLADYVLDIGPGAGVHGGEIVGQGTLQDILDAPRSLTGQYLSGKRAIEIPARRHKPNPKMTLHLRGASGNNLKGVDLDIPSGLLTCITGVSGSGKSTLINDTLFSLAANEINGASHPIAPYREVDGLDLFDKVVDIDQSPIGRTPRSNPATYTGLFTPLRELYAQVPEARARGYSPGRFSFNVRGGRCEACQGDGLIKVEMHFLPDVYVPCDVCHGKRYNRETLEILYKGFNINDVLQMTVEDALKLFEPVPSIARKLETLVDVGLSYIKLGQSATTLSGGEAQRVKLSKELSRRDTGRTLYILDEPTTGLHFHDIEALLGVLHKLRDEGNTVVVIEHNLDVIKTADWIVDLGPEGGHRGGTILVTGTPEDVAACPTSYTGQFLAKMLPSISARPQQPAAMANKPDARPPRKVKPEKPAKKAAAAKSTGKASKTSTASKKKDA from the coding sequence ATGGCGATGGATTTCATCCGCATCCGCGGCGCGCGGACGCACAATCTCAAGAACATCGATCTCGACCTGCCCCGCGACAAGCTCATTGTCATCACCGGCCTGTCCGGCTCGGGCAAGTCCTCGTTGGCGTTCGACACCATCTACGCGGAAGGCCAGCGTCGTTACGTGGAGTCGCTGTCGGCCTATGCCCGCCAGTTCCTCAGCGTGATGGAAAAGCCGGACCTGGACCACATCGAGGGCCTGTCCCCGGCGATCTCGATCGAGCAGAAGTCGACCTCGCACAACCCGCGGTCCACCGTGGGCACCATCACCGAGATCTACGACTACCTGCGCCTGCTGTACGCCCGCGTCGGCAGCCCGCGCTGCCCCGACCACGGCTACCCGTTGGAGGCCCAGACGGTCAGCCAGATGGTCGACCACGTGCTCAGCCTGGATGCCGAGCAGCGCTACATGCTGCTGGCCCCGGTGATCCGCGAGCGCAAGGGCGAGCACGCCCAGGTGTTCGACCAGCTGCGCGCGCAGGGCTTCGTGCGCGTGCGCGTGGACGGCATCCTGCATGAAATCGACGCGGTGCCGCCGCTGGCACTGCGCCAGAAGCACACCATCGAGGCGGTGATCGACCGCTTCCGCCCGCGCGAAGACATCAAGCAGCGGCTGGCTGAGAGCTTTGAAACCGCGCTGAAGCTGGGCGATGGCATGGTCTCGGTGCAGTCGCTGGACGTCGAAGACGCGCCGGCCCACCTGTTCTCGTCCAAGTACAGCTGCCCGGTCTGCGACTACTCGCTGCCGGAGCTGGAACCGCGCCTGTTCTCGTTCAACTCGCCGGTCGGCGCCTGCCCGGGCTGCGATGGGCTGGGCATGGCCGAGTTCTTCGACCCTTCCCGCGTGGTGGTGCACCCGGAGCTGTCGCTGTCGGCCGGCGCCGTGCGCGGCTGGGACCGCCGCAATGCGTACTACTTCCAGCTGATCGCCTCGCTGGCCAAGCACTACAAGTTCGACGTCGATGCGGCCTGGCAGACCCTGCCCGAGGACGTGCGCCAGGCGGTGCTGTACGGCAGCGGCGAAGAGACCATCACCTTCACCTACTTCACCGAAGCCGGTGGCCGCACCCAGCGCAAGCACCGCTTCGAGGGCATCATTCCGAACCTGGAACGCCGCTACAAGGAAACCGAATCGGCGGCGGTGCGCGAAGAACTGGCCAAGTACATCAGCGAGCGCAACTGCCCTGAGTGCCAGGGCCAGCGCTTGAACAAGGCCGCGCGCAACGTGTTCGTGGCCGACCGCGCACTGCCGGAACTGGTGGTGCTGCCGATTGATGAAGCGCTGAAGTTCTTCAGCGGCATGACCCTGCCCGGCTGGCGCGGCGAGATTGCCGGCAAGATCGTCAAGGAGATCGGCGAGCGCCTCGGCTTCCTCGTCGATGTGGGCCTGGATTACCTCACCCTGGAGCGCAAGGCCGACACCCTGTCCGGTGGCGAAGCCCAGCGCATCCGCCTGGCCAGCCAGATCGGTGCCGGCCTGGTCGGGGTGATGTACGTGCTCGATGAGCCGTCCATCGGCCTGCACCAGCGCGACAACGAACGCCTGCTCGGCACCCTCACCCGCCTGCGCGACCTTGGCAACACGGTGATCGTGGTCGAGCATGACGAAGACGCGATCCGCTTGGCCGACTACGTGCTGGACATCGGTCCGGGCGCGGGCGTGCATGGCGGCGAGATCGTCGGCCAGGGCACCCTGCAGGACATTCTGGATGCGCCGCGTTCGCTCACCGGGCAGTACCTGTCGGGCAAGCGTGCCATCGAGATTCCCGCGCGCCGGCACAAGCCCAACCCGAAGATGACGCTGCACCTGCGCGGTGCCAGCGGCAACAACCTCAAGGGCGTGGACCTGGACATTCCGTCGGGCCTGCTGACCTGCATCACCGGCGTGTCCGGCTCGGGCAAGTCGACCCTGATCAACGACACCCTGTTCTCGCTGGCCGCCAACGAGATCAACGGCGCCTCGCACCCGATCGCGCCGTACAGGGAAGTGGACGGGCTGGACCTGTTCGACAAGGTGGTGGACATCGACCAGTCGCCGATCGGCCGCACCCCGCGCTCGAACCCGGCCACCTACACCGGTCTGTTCACGCCGCTGCGCGAGCTGTACGCACAGGTGCCCGAAGCGCGTGCGCGCGGCTATTCGCCGGGGCGCTTCAGCTTCAACGTGCGCGGTGGCCGCTGCGAAGCGTGCCAGGGCGATGGCCTGATCAAGGTGGAAATGCACTTCCTGCCGGACGTGTACGTGCCCTGCGACGTGTGCCATGGCAAGCGCTACAACCGCGAAACGCTGGAGATCCTGTACAAGGGCTTCAACATCAACGATGTGCTGCAGATGACCGTCGAAGATGCGCTGAAGCTGTTCGAGCCGGTGCCGAGCATCGCGCGCAAGCTGGAAACGCTGGTCGACGTGGGCCTGAGCTACATCAAGCTGGGCCAGAGCGCGACCACGCTGTCCGGTGGTGAAGCGCAGCGCGTGAAGCTGTCCAAGGAACTGTCGCGGCGCGATACCGGCCGCACGCTGTACATCCTGGATGAGCCGACCACCGGCCTGCATTTCCACGACATCGAAGCGCTGCTCGGCGTGCTGCACAAGCTGCGCGACGAAGGCAACACGGTGGTGGTGATCGAGCACAACCTGGACGTGATCAAGACCGCTGACTGGATCGTCGATCTGGGTCCGGAGGGCGGCCACCGCGGTGGCACCATCCTGGTCACCGGTACGCCGGAAGACGTGGCGGCCTGCCCGACCTCGTACACCGGCCAGTTCCTGGCCAAGATGCTGCCCTCGATCAGCGCCCGCCCACAGCAGCCGGCCGCAATGGCCAACAAGCCCGATGCGCGCCCGCCCCGCAAGGTCAAGCCGGAGAAGCCGGCCAAGAAGGCGGCCGCGGCCAAGAGCACCGGCAAGGCCAGCAAGACCAGCACCGCCAGCAAGAAGAAGGACGCCTGA
- a CDS encoding acyl-CoA thioesterase, whose amino-acid sequence MSSEHKILARVPISVRWRDMDSMGHVNNAKYISYLEEARVRWMLGVDGVSMTDRIAPVVAATNVNYRLPIVWPNDIVVELFVERLGNSSVTIGHRIVDQNDDARLYSDGNVVVVWMDTQTGKSAPLPDAIRTAST is encoded by the coding sequence ATGAGCAGCGAACACAAGATCCTGGCCCGCGTACCGATCAGCGTGCGCTGGCGCGACATGGACAGCATGGGCCACGTCAACAACGCCAAGTACATCTCCTACCTGGAAGAGGCGCGCGTGCGCTGGATGCTGGGCGTGGACGGCGTGTCGATGACCGACCGCATCGCTCCGGTGGTGGCGGCCACCAACGTCAACTACCGCCTGCCGATCGTGTGGCCCAACGACATCGTGGTGGAACTGTTCGTGGAGCGGCTGGGCAACAGCAGCGTGACGATCGGCCATCGCATCGTGGACCAGAACGACGACGCCAGGCTGTACTCGGACGGCAACGTGGTGGTGGTCTGGATGGACACGCAGACCGGCAAGAGCGCACCGCTGCCCGACGCGATCCGCACCGCGTCCACCTGA
- a CDS encoding copper chaperone PCu(A)C — MITKPFVCVLLGLCAIAASAPTVAAEPSCVSLRDGWLRLPPAAMPMAAGYARIRNDCREAVVVIAAGSKAFGDVSLHETTLVDGVSRMRAVDRLPIAAGATVELKPGSLHLMLMQPEVPLKEGAQLPLRLSLEDGRKVDGQLQVRGAR; from the coding sequence ATGATAACCAAACCATTCGTGTGCGTATTGTTGGGACTGTGTGCGATCGCAGCATCGGCGCCGACAGTGGCCGCAGAACCTTCCTGTGTGTCACTGCGCGACGGCTGGCTGCGGTTGCCGCCGGCCGCGATGCCGATGGCCGCCGGTTACGCGCGGATCCGCAACGACTGCCGCGAGGCGGTCGTGGTGATCGCTGCCGGCAGCAAGGCGTTCGGCGATGTGTCCCTGCACGAAACCACGCTGGTCGACGGGGTCAGCCGGATGCGCGCGGTGGACCGATTGCCGATCGCGGCCGGTGCGACCGTCGAGCTGAAGCCGGGGAGCTTGCACCTGATGCTCATGCAGCCGGAGGTGCCGCTGAAGGAGGGGGCACAGCTGCCGCTGCGGCTGAGCCTGGAAGACGGGCGCAAGGTGGATGGACAGCTGCAGGTGCGCGGCGCGCGTTGA
- a CDS encoding enoyl-CoA hydratase/isomerase family protein, whose translation MTTLIEVINHGPIRELRLARPPVNALDTELCRHLIHAINQAMADDAHGIVLSGSARIFSAGMDVPHLLGHGEDRHKLLDSWQAFFGAVRTLAECRVPVVAALTGHAPAGGCVLALCCDYRILARSPDPAQPTVIGLNEVQVGLVAPEGIQRLMRRVVGHHRATQLLVGGEMVPAERALEIGLVDELADAAQVVPRAVAWLQRLLKLPRQPMLLTRAIARADLHEALHADLIQLDRFVEAWYAPDAQQALQQLAARLGKA comes from the coding sequence ATGACGACGCTCATCGAGGTGATCAACCATGGCCCCATCCGCGAACTGCGGCTGGCGCGGCCGCCGGTCAACGCGCTGGACACCGAGTTGTGCCGCCACCTGATCCACGCGATCAACCAGGCCATGGCCGATGACGCGCACGGCATCGTGCTGTCGGGCAGCGCGCGCATCTTCAGCGCCGGCATGGACGTGCCGCACCTGCTCGGCCATGGCGAGGACAGGCACAAGCTGCTCGACAGCTGGCAGGCCTTCTTCGGCGCAGTGCGCACCCTGGCCGAATGCCGGGTACCGGTGGTGGCCGCGCTGACCGGGCATGCGCCGGCCGGCGGCTGCGTGCTGGCGCTGTGCTGCGATTACCGGATCCTGGCGCGCAGCCCGGACCCGGCCCAGCCAACCGTGATCGGCCTGAACGAGGTCCAGGTGGGGCTGGTGGCCCCCGAAGGCATCCAGCGCCTGATGCGCCGCGTGGTCGGCCACCACCGCGCCACGCAGTTGCTGGTGGGCGGGGAGATGGTGCCGGCCGAACGTGCGCTGGAAATCGGGCTGGTGGACGAACTGGCCGACGCCGCCCAGGTGGTGCCGCGCGCGGTGGCGTGGCTGCAGCGCCTGCTCAAGCTGCCCCGCCAGCCGATGCTGCTGACCCGCGCCATCGCCCGCGCCGACCTGCACGAAGCCTTGCACGCCGACCTGATCCAGCTCGACCGCTTCGTCGAGGCCTGGTACGCCCCGGACGCCCAGCAGGCACTGCAGCAGCTGGCGGCCCGACTCGGCAAGGCCTGA
- the tesB gene encoding acyl-CoA thioesterase II, whose amino-acid sequence MSDTHEPVVSELIDLLTLERLEDNLFRGQSRDIGTKYVFGGQVLGQALSAAQATVDNGRHVHSLHAYFLRAGNIDHPIVYDVDRTRDGGSFSVRRVTAIQHGKVIFFCAASFQQAEQGAEHQHKMPEVPQPEDIEPNRPLPPEVLERLPIKVQRWLSRGGPFEFRHVYPRDELNPPKRPPYHQVWLRLNEKVGDAPELHQALLAYASDFHLLGTATFPHGISYYQPHVQMASLDHAIWFHRPFRADDWLLYSLDSPSAQDSRGLARGQFFTRDGLLVASTAQEGLIRVVPDSAAAAAVPAKD is encoded by the coding sequence TTGTCCGACACGCACGAACCCGTCGTCTCCGAGCTGATCGACCTGCTCACGCTCGAGCGCCTGGAAGACAACCTGTTCCGCGGCCAGAGCCGCGACATCGGGACCAAGTACGTGTTTGGCGGCCAGGTGCTGGGCCAGGCGCTGTCGGCCGCGCAGGCCACCGTGGACAACGGTCGCCACGTGCATTCGCTGCATGCCTACTTCCTGCGCGCGGGCAACATCGACCACCCCATCGTCTATGACGTGGACCGCACCCGCGACGGCGGCAGTTTTTCGGTGCGCCGGGTCACCGCGATCCAGCACGGCAAGGTGATCTTCTTCTGCGCGGCCTCCTTCCAGCAGGCCGAACAGGGCGCCGAGCACCAGCACAAGATGCCCGAAGTGCCGCAGCCGGAAGACATCGAACCCAACCGCCCGCTGCCGCCGGAGGTGCTCGAACGCCTGCCGATCAAGGTGCAGCGCTGGCTGTCGCGCGGCGGCCCGTTCGAGTTCCGCCACGTGTACCCGCGCGACGAACTCAACCCGCCCAAGCGCCCGCCCTACCACCAGGTCTGGCTGCGCCTGAATGAGAAAGTGGGCGATGCGCCGGAGCTGCACCAGGCGCTGCTGGCCTATGCCTCGGACTTCCACCTGCTGGGCACGGCGACCTTCCCGCACGGCATCAGCTACTACCAGCCACACGTACAGATGGCCTCGCTGGACCACGCGATCTGGTTCCACCGCCCGTTCCGCGCCGACGACTGGCTGCTGTACTCGCTGGACAGCCCCAGCGCGCAGGATTCACGCGGACTGGCCCGTGGCCAGTTCTTCACCCGCGATGGTCTGCTGGTCGCAAGCACCGCGCAGGAAGGCCTGATCCGCGTGGTACCCGACAGCGCCGCGGCGGCCGCCGTTCCGGCCAAGGACTGA
- a CDS encoding putative signal transducing protein, with translation MRQIFNSQRVETVEGVAQLLRDAGIEVRITNGRSYHSKRGSQFSYLDTSKATTHPTLWVVHANDQPRAREILRDARLLETTRRDHPTAEFAFRDQVGEVAPRRNWAWRIRIGLLLVIAAVAMVVVMRHRNAPPVAPTPAVQQAPAAAPAQPARPEEEEVRVRIQPAK, from the coding sequence ATGAGACAGATTTTCAACAGCCAGCGCGTGGAAACCGTGGAAGGCGTGGCCCAGCTGCTGCGCGATGCCGGCATCGAGGTGCGCATCACCAACGGCCGTTCGTACCACAGCAAGCGCGGCAGCCAGTTCAGCTATCTGGATACCAGCAAGGCCACCACCCATCCCACGCTGTGGGTGGTGCATGCCAATGACCAGCCGCGTGCGCGCGAGATCCTGCGCGACGCGCGCCTGCTGGAAACCACGCGGCGCGACCACCCCACCGCCGAGTTCGCCTTCCGCGACCAGGTGGGCGAGGTGGCCCCGCGCCGCAACTGGGCCTGGCGCATCCGCATCGGCCTGCTGCTGGTGATTGCCGCCGTGGCGATGGTGGTGGTGATGCGCCACCGCAACGCCCCACCGGTGGCCCCGACCCCCGCCGTACAGCAGGCCCCGGCCGCAGCCCCGGCCCAGCCCGCGCGCCCGGAAGAAGAGGAAGTGCGGGTACGGATCCAACCGGCGAAGTAA
- a CDS encoding RNA polymerase sigma factor → MTPLLTATLERELPAAASGCTQSYGRIVLACQNTVTAIALAITRDVQASEDIAQEAFIKAWQQLNQLSNPSSFLPWLRQITRNLARDWLRANRGRPLSGEAAEIAISMAADPGPTAPERLQRVEEELAAEEIISALPEDARETLLLYYREGQRSQQVADLLGLSDAAVRKRLSRARASVREEMLRRFGDFARSSAPSAAFATTLASALMIAAPGTASAAILLGTGLGTGKLGLGGATVSGGTALGSLSAAFSQNAAPGEMLSLGAAIGGLVGGMLGSYLGGRYLLSYAESSGEREQIRRFVVLSSVTAMVMCLSVLMLSVLEAPVWMLLSAMALGMAAVNYQCLYPLQKVMAPMLARDAARHGRNGPSWAYQLMYGRWAIVLVTLGVAALVLYSLVRTGRL, encoded by the coding sequence ATGACGCCCCTGCTGACCGCCACCCTGGAACGCGAACTGCCCGCGGCCGCCTCCGGCTGCACCCAGTCGTACGGGCGCATCGTGCTGGCCTGCCAGAACACCGTCACCGCGATCGCCCTGGCGATCACCCGTGACGTGCAGGCCAGCGAGGACATCGCGCAGGAGGCCTTCATCAAGGCCTGGCAGCAGCTCAACCAGCTGAGCAATCCGTCCAGCTTCCTGCCGTGGCTGCGCCAGATCACCCGCAACCTGGCCCGTGACTGGCTGCGCGCCAACCGCGGCCGCCCGCTGTCCGGCGAAGCGGCCGAGATCGCGATCAGCATGGCCGCCGACCCCGGCCCGACCGCACCCGAGCGCCTGCAGCGGGTGGAAGAGGAACTGGCGGCCGAAGAGATCATTTCGGCCCTGCCCGAAGACGCCCGCGAAACGCTGCTGCTGTACTACCGCGAGGGCCAGCGCTCGCAGCAGGTGGCCGACCTGCTGGGGCTCAGCGATGCCGCCGTGCGCAAGCGCCTGTCGCGCGCCCGTGCCAGCGTGCGCGAAGAGATGCTGCGCCGTTTCGGCGACTTCGCGCGCAGCAGCGCCCCCAGCGCCGCGTTCGCCACCACCCTGGCCTCGGCGCTGATGATCGCCGCCCCCGGCACCGCCAGTGCCGCGATCCTGCTCGGCACCGGGCTGGGCACCGGCAAACTCGGCCTGGGCGGGGCCACGGTCTCCGGCGGCACGGCCCTGGGCTCGCTCAGCGCGGCGTTCAGCCAGAATGCGGCACCGGGCGAGATGCTGAGCCTGGGGGCGGCCATCGGCGGCCTGGTCGGCGGCATGCTGGGCAGCTATCTCGGCGGGCGCTACCTGCTGTCGTATGCCGAATCGTCCGGCGAACGCGAACAGATCCGCCGGTTCGTGGTGCTCAGCAGCGTCACCGCGATGGTGATGTGCCTGTCGGTGTTGATGCTGAGCGTGCTGGAAGCACCGGTCTGGATGCTGCTGTCGGCGATGGCGCTTGGCATGGCCGCGGTCAACTACCAGTGCCTGTACCCGCTGCAGAAGGTGATGGCGCCCATGCTGGCGCGCGATGCGGCGCGCCACGGCCGCAACGGGCCAAGCTGGGCCTATCAGCTGATGTATGGCCGCTGGGCGATCGTGCTGGTCACCCTGGGCGTGGCCGCACTGGTGCTGTACAGCCTGGTGCGCACCGGGCGGCTCTGA
- a CDS encoding EF-hand domain-containing protein — translation MRNRKPLLLLALLLSTGAAGLAMAADVPPPAGAPPRAKLDTNGDGVIDRAEAAKAPRLAAQFDTLDKNKDGKLSRDELPRWHGKRHGRGPGGRGEMMAKLDTNKDGRISREEAKADPRLAARFDQMDVNKDGYLDKADRELGRKQHRDAWFAAADTNKDGQLSKAEFDAAKGPMGGPRGGHRDGKPPMSPMAPAAK, via the coding sequence ATGCGCAATCGCAAACCCCTTCTGCTGCTGGCCCTGCTGCTGTCCACCGGCGCCGCCGGCCTGGCCATGGCTGCTGATGTTCCGCCCCCGGCCGGTGCGCCGCCGCGCGCCAAGCTGGACACCAATGGCGATGGCGTCATCGACCGTGCCGAAGCCGCCAAGGCGCCGCGTCTGGCCGCGCAGTTCGACACGCTGGACAAGAACAAGGACGGCAAGCTGTCGCGCGACGAACTGCCGCGTTGGCACGGCAAGCGGCATGGCCGCGGCCCGGGTGGCCGTGGCGAGATGATGGCCAAGCTGGACACCAACAAGGACGGCCGCATCAGCCGCGAGGAAGCCAAGGCCGATCCGCGCCTGGCCGCGCGCTTCGATCAGATGGACGTCAACAAGGACGGCTACCTGGACAAGGCCGACCGCGAGCTGGGCCGGAAGCAGCACCGCGATGCGTGGTTCGCCGCCGCTGACACCAACAAGGACGGGCAGCTGAGCAAGGCCGAGTTCGACGCGGCCAAGGGCCCGATGGGGGGCCCGCGTGGCGGCCACCGCGATGGCAAGCCGCCGATGTCGCCGATGGCGCCGGCGGCCAAGTAA
- a CDS encoding arginyltransferase, with the protein MAMHGDRDDELRLFQTGDHPCGYWPERAARDLVLDPHDARLGTLYPMALSWGFRRSGDLVYRPHCANCHACVSVRIPVARFAPDRSQRRCLARNADLEVRIVAAEQTEEQFALYHRYLTHRHAQGGMDGHGPHEFDQFLIGQWAQGRFMELRAPGQPGKRGDLLGVAVTDVTPQGLSAVYTFFDPEHAHRSLGTFAILQQIAWARREQLPHLYLGYWIRDHRKMDYKRRFRPLEAYDGRRWHEFDDAREGR; encoded by the coding sequence ATGGCAATGCATGGCGACCGCGACGACGAGCTGCGACTGTTCCAGACCGGTGACCACCCCTGTGGTTACTGGCCGGAACGGGCCGCGCGCGACCTGGTGCTGGACCCGCACGATGCGCGGCTGGGCACGCTGTACCCGATGGCGCTGAGCTGGGGGTTCCGGCGCTCCGGCGACCTGGTGTACCGGCCGCACTGCGCCAACTGCCACGCCTGCGTGTCGGTGCGCATTCCGGTGGCCCGCTTCGCGCCGGACCGCAGCCAGCGCCGCTGCCTGGCCCGCAACGCGGACCTGGAGGTGCGGATCGTGGCGGCCGAGCAGACCGAAGAACAGTTCGCGCTGTACCACCGCTACCTCACCCACCGCCACGCGCAGGGCGGCATGGACGGGCACGGGCCGCACGAGTTCGACCAGTTCCTGATCGGGCAATGGGCACAGGGCCGCTTCATGGAACTGCGCGCGCCCGGCCAGCCCGGCAAGCGCGGCGACCTGCTGGGCGTGGCGGTCACCGATGTCACCCCGCAGGGGCTGTCGGCGGTGTACACCTTCTTCGACCCCGAGCACGCCCACCGCAGCCTGGGCACCTTCGCGATCCTGCAACAGATTGCCTGGGCCCGGCGCGAGCAGCTGCCGCACCTGTACCTGGGCTACTGGATCCGCGACCACCGCAAGATGGATTACAAGCGCCGCTTCCGTCCGCTGGAGGCCTACGACGGGCGCCGCTGGCACGAGTTCGACGACGCCCGGGAAGGGCGCTGA
- a CDS encoding endonuclease/exonuclease/phosphatase family protein, translating to MKAHPLILALALLCSACAQTPAKTAMQEAATEPLRIATYNTSLYSDETGGLIAELEGDSEHARKIAAVLQQVRPDLVLLNEFDYDDAHRAADLFQQRYLETAQPGGGKPLHYAYRYLAPVNTGVQSGLDLDNNGQIGGDGRARGNDAWGYGLHPGQYGMLVLSRYPIDEAKVRSFQLLKWSTMPGALRPIDPRTGKSFYNDHVWSQLRLSSKSHWDVPVTTPNGVVHALVSHPTPPVFDGPEKRNAARNHDELRLWQDYLKDRDTSWLCDDRGHCGGLPQDARFVILGDLNNDPVDGDGRHEAIVELIENPRVLRYPTPRSVGAEQTSLAYAEKGIVRKGAPFHATGDFGPKSGTMRLDYVLPSVGFNYIGSGVFWPANETPEAKIADGSDHHLVWVDVR from the coding sequence ATGAAAGCCCATCCCCTGATCCTTGCCCTGGCCCTGCTGTGCAGCGCCTGCGCCCAGACCCCCGCCAAGACCGCCATGCAGGAAGCCGCCACCGAACCGCTGCGGATTGCCACCTACAACACCTCGTTGTACAGCGACGAGACCGGCGGGCTGATCGCCGAGCTGGAAGGCGACAGCGAGCACGCCCGCAAGATCGCCGCGGTGCTGCAGCAGGTCCGCCCGGACCTGGTGCTGCTCAACGAGTTCGACTACGACGACGCGCACCGCGCCGCCGACCTGTTCCAGCAGCGCTACCTGGAAACCGCCCAGCCCGGCGGCGGCAAGCCGCTGCACTACGCCTACCGCTACCTGGCGCCGGTCAACACCGGCGTGCAGAGCGGGCTGGACCTGGACAACAACGGCCAGATCGGCGGCGATGGCCGCGCCCGTGGCAACGACGCCTGGGGCTACGGACTGCACCCGGGCCAGTACGGCATGCTGGTGCTGTCGCGCTACCCGATCGACGAGGCCAAGGTGCGCAGCTTCCAGCTGCTGAAGTGGAGCACGATGCCCGGCGCGCTGCGCCCGATCGACCCGCGCACCGGCAAATCCTTCTACAACGACCATGTCTGGTCGCAGCTGCGGCTGTCGTCCAAGTCGCATTGGGACGTCCCGGTGACCACGCCCAATGGCGTGGTGCATGCGCTGGTGTCCCACCCCACCCCGCCGGTGTTCGACGGCCCGGAGAAGCGCAACGCGGCGCGCAACCACGACGAGCTGCGGCTGTGGCAGGACTACCTCAAGGACCGCGACACCTCGTGGCTGTGCGATGACCGTGGCCACTGCGGCGGCCTCCCGCAGGACGCGCGCTTCGTGATCCTCGGCGACCTCAACAACGACCCGGTCGATGGCGATGGCCGCCACGAAGCAATCGTCGAACTGATCGAAAACCCCCGCGTCCTGCGCTACCCCACCCCGCGCAGCGTCGGCGCGGAGCAGACCAGCCTGGCGTATGCGGAGAAGGGCATCGTCCGCAAGGGCGCACCGTTCCATGCCACCGGCGATTTCGGCCCGAAGTCGGGCACGATGCGGCTGGACTACGTCCTGCCCTCGGTCGGCTTCAACTACATCGGCAGCGGCGTTTTCTGGCCGGCCAACGAAACCCCGGAAGCGAAGATCGCCGATGGCAGCGACCACCATCTGGTGTGGGTGGACGTACGTTGA